The following proteins come from a genomic window of Corallococcus sp. NCRR:
- a CDS encoding glycoside hydrolase family 31 protein — MHVADAHVESHRLRLSGRHAVLEVSCPLPGVLRLRHAPVSSEIGFLHPELPGKRSWSVIAEGVHPLKVERDGERARVTAEGVSLDVDTESGTWRFRDAHGRELARCVDVSGEVQAAYPMSRHRARLKLRAPEGERYLGFGEKVGPLDKRGMHFTFWNTDVVPHHPDTDPLYQSIPFFMGLRDGVAWGFFLDESWRSEVDVALADASRMAWESWGPELDCYLFAGPLPADVVRRYAALTGRPPLPPLWSLGAQQSRWGYENAQDIRGVIQGYRQRGLPLDCVYLDIDYMDGYKVWTWDSARYPDPAGLVREAAAQGVRLVPIIDPALKLEPGWNVYEDAKARDYLVRYDRGGVLVGEVWPKPAVFPDLTRPEVQRWWGGLHRDFVALGMAGFWNDMNEPSCFGVQPDVGILTLTSERAEGTGTVEGKTLPYDARHGEKRHLEVHNVYALGMAKGAFEGLRELRPEARPFLLTRAGFAGIQRYSAVWTGDNSSHWTQLETSLPMLMGLGLAAVALTGVDIPGFIGRANGELLVRWMQTGTFYPLMRNHAGKGTSPQEPWRFGEPYLTLARAALERRYRLLPTLYTLMHEASETGLAPMRPLLMEAPGDADAAGAFDQFLFGRDLLVAPVVRPGQTKRLAYLPAGAWLEWPGLERPGEVREGGRHVIADGPLDTVPVWLRAGGAVALTRPALHTTDANWKHLEWHVHAAPEIHGRLYEDAGDGYGESRLTELRGGVTDGVLRLERSETGTLARARTEETVRVYGLTSARRVTGARAHRFEDGVLELQVAADWTRLDVAP; from the coding sequence ATGCACGTCGCTGACGCCCACGTCGAATCCCACCGGCTGCGCCTGTCCGGCCGGCATGCCGTCCTGGAGGTGTCGTGTCCGCTGCCCGGAGTGCTGCGGCTGAGACACGCGCCGGTGTCGTCGGAGATCGGCTTCCTCCATCCCGAGCTGCCCGGCAAGCGGTCCTGGTCCGTCATCGCCGAAGGGGTCCACCCCTTGAAGGTCGAGCGCGACGGCGAGCGCGCGCGGGTGACGGCGGAGGGTGTGTCCCTGGACGTGGACACGGAGTCGGGGACGTGGCGCTTCCGGGACGCGCATGGGCGCGAGCTGGCGCGCTGCGTGGACGTGTCCGGCGAGGTGCAGGCCGCGTATCCGATGAGCCGGCACCGCGCGCGGCTGAAGCTGCGGGCGCCAGAGGGCGAGCGCTACCTGGGGTTCGGAGAGAAGGTGGGGCCGCTGGACAAGCGCGGCATGCACTTCACGTTCTGGAACACGGACGTGGTGCCGCACCACCCGGACACGGATCCGCTCTACCAGTCCATCCCGTTCTTCATGGGCCTGCGCGACGGCGTGGCGTGGGGGTTCTTCCTGGACGAGTCCTGGCGCTCGGAGGTGGACGTGGCGCTCGCGGACGCGTCGCGGATGGCGTGGGAGTCGTGGGGGCCGGAGCTGGACTGCTACCTCTTCGCGGGGCCCCTGCCCGCGGACGTGGTGCGCAGGTACGCGGCGCTGACGGGGCGGCCTCCCCTGCCCCCGCTGTGGAGCCTGGGCGCGCAGCAGAGCCGCTGGGGCTACGAGAACGCGCAGGACATCCGGGGCGTCATCCAGGGCTACCGTCAGCGCGGCCTGCCGCTGGACTGCGTGTATCTCGATATCGATTACATGGATGGGTACAAGGTCTGGACCTGGGACAGCGCACGCTACCCGGACCCGGCGGGCCTGGTGCGCGAGGCGGCGGCGCAGGGCGTGAGGCTGGTGCCCATCATCGACCCGGCGTTGAAGCTGGAGCCGGGCTGGAACGTGTACGAGGACGCGAAAGCGCGCGACTACCTGGTCCGCTACGACCGGGGCGGCGTGCTGGTGGGCGAGGTGTGGCCCAAGCCCGCGGTGTTCCCGGACCTGACGCGGCCGGAGGTGCAGCGCTGGTGGGGAGGCCTGCACCGCGACTTCGTGGCGCTGGGCATGGCGGGGTTCTGGAATGACATGAACGAGCCGTCGTGCTTCGGGGTGCAGCCGGATGTGGGCATCCTCACGCTGACGAGCGAGCGCGCGGAAGGCACCGGCACGGTGGAGGGCAAGACGCTGCCGTACGACGCGCGGCACGGGGAGAAGCGGCACCTGGAGGTGCACAACGTCTACGCGCTGGGCATGGCGAAGGGCGCGTTCGAAGGTCTGCGCGAGCTGCGTCCGGAGGCCCGGCCGTTCCTGCTGACGCGGGCGGGGTTCGCGGGCATCCAGCGGTACTCGGCGGTGTGGACGGGGGACAACTCCAGCCACTGGACGCAGCTGGAGACGTCGCTGCCCATGTTGATGGGGTTGGGCCTGGCGGCGGTGGCGCTCACGGGGGTGGACATCCCGGGCTTCATCGGCCGGGCGAACGGCGAGCTGCTGGTGCGCTGGATGCAGACGGGCACGTTCTACCCGTTGATGCGCAACCACGCGGGCAAGGGAACGTCGCCGCAGGAGCCGTGGCGCTTCGGAGAGCCCTACTTGACGCTGGCGCGAGCGGCGCTGGAGCGGCGGTACCGGCTGCTGCCCACGCTGTACACGCTGATGCACGAGGCGTCGGAGACGGGGCTCGCGCCGATGAGGCCGCTGTTGATGGAGGCGCCCGGAGACGCAGACGCGGCGGGCGCGTTTGATCAGTTCCTGTTCGGGAGGGATTTGCTGGTGGCGCCGGTGGTGCGGCCGGGGCAGACGAAGCGGCTGGCGTACCTGCCGGCGGGTGCGTGGTTGGAGTGGCCGGGGCTGGAGCGGCCGGGAGAAGTCCGCGAGGGAGGCCGGCACGTCATCGCGGACGGGCCTTTGGACACGGTGCCGGTGTGGCTGCGCGCGGGAGGCGCTGTGGCGCTGACACGGCCGGCGCTGCACACCACGGACGCGAACTGGAAGCACCTGGAGTGGCACGTGCACGCGGCGCCGGAGATCCACGGCCGGCTCTACGAGGACGCGGGAGACGGCTACGGCGAGTCACGGCTCACGGAGCTGCGCGGCGGAGTGACAGACGGAGTGCTGCGATTGGAGCGGAGTGAGACGGGCACGCTCGCACGGGCGCGCACGGAGGAGACGGTGCGGGTGTATGGGCTGACGTCGGCACGGCGGGTGACGGGAGCGCGAGCACACCGTTTCGAGGACGGGGTGCTGGAGCTCCAGGTCGCCGCGGATTGGACGCGGCTGGACGTGGCGCCGTAG
- the xth gene encoding exodeoxyribonuclease III gives MRIATWNVNSVRARQQRLVNWLKSAQPDVLCLQELKCTDADFPFDAVKEAGYFAAVHGQKTYNGVAILAKTEPTDVIRGLSDGVDDTHARFISATVNGIRVVSAYAPNGQQVDSPAYVYKLEWYRRLRNYLDTRHKPDDLVVMGGDWNIAPDPIDVYDVAQWEGQTLFTLRERDALQQVCAFGLTDAFRKLHPDVQKFSWWDYRMLMFPKNKGVRIDHLFLTAPLVPRLTACDVDREERKGQQPSDHAPVWLELKD, from the coding sequence ATGCGAATCGCGACCTGGAACGTGAACTCGGTGAGGGCTCGGCAGCAGCGGTTGGTCAACTGGCTGAAGAGCGCCCAGCCAGACGTGCTGTGCCTGCAGGAGCTCAAGTGCACCGACGCGGACTTCCCCTTCGACGCGGTGAAGGAGGCGGGCTACTTCGCCGCGGTGCACGGGCAGAAGACGTACAACGGCGTGGCCATCCTGGCGAAGACGGAGCCCACGGACGTCATCCGGGGTCTGTCGGACGGGGTGGATGACACGCACGCGCGCTTCATCAGCGCGACGGTGAACGGCATCCGCGTGGTGAGCGCGTACGCGCCCAACGGGCAGCAGGTGGACTCGCCCGCGTATGTGTACAAGCTGGAGTGGTACCGGCGGCTGCGCAACTACCTGGACACGCGCCACAAGCCGGACGATCTGGTGGTGATGGGCGGGGACTGGAACATCGCGCCGGACCCCATCGACGTGTACGACGTGGCGCAGTGGGAAGGGCAGACGCTCTTCACGTTGCGCGAGCGGGATGCGCTCCAGCAGGTGTGTGCGTTTGGCCTGACGGACGCGTTCCGCAAGCTGCACCCGGACGTGCAGAAGTTCTCCTGGTGGGACTACCGGATGCTGATGTTCCCCAAGAACAAGGGCGTGCGAATCGACCACCTGTTCCTCACGGCGCCGCTGGTGCCCCGGCTCACGGCCTGTGACGTGGACCGCGAGGAGCGCAAGGGACAGCAGCCGTCGGACCACGCGCCGGTGTGGCTGGAGTTGAAGGACTGA
- a CDS encoding tetratricopeptide repeat protein — MNPKTRTRSRRPASSRRFTVPPALRKALIPAALAALGLAAWEDVPLPRLLKPWLSHALEARAGQGPVAAAPTLPLAVTVLEPSLMAAPLLVDEAAPMEAPTDAPVPGDALALPHTHARRVDHVARAQGLRELGDLSGAVTELRRALHDDPGATDALAQLARTARLAGDTRLAIGAYARLGQAEPHDAGALVQQARLLVSEGRFPDAVRVGEEALLRDPEDPEVYQVLGRAHLGAQELTSAILRFQQAVHLDPEHGHALNNLGFAYLRANDNARAVEILTQAASLLPHVAYVQNNLGVACERLGRLEEARAAYAAATRLSPRYVQARVNAERVGRVARADPAGPVTPEPLPPAAP, encoded by the coding sequence ATGAACCCGAAGACGCGCACCCGGTCCCGTCGCCCCGCCTCCTCCCGGCGCTTCACCGTGCCGCCCGCGCTTCGCAAGGCCCTCATCCCCGCCGCGCTCGCCGCCCTGGGGCTCGCCGCGTGGGAGGACGTGCCCCTGCCCCGCCTGCTCAAGCCCTGGCTCTCGCACGCCCTGGAGGCCCGCGCGGGCCAGGGCCCTGTCGCCGCCGCTCCCACCCTGCCCCTGGCCGTCACGGTCCTGGAGCCCTCGCTGATGGCCGCCCCACTCCTCGTGGACGAGGCCGCCCCGATGGAGGCTCCCACCGACGCCCCCGTCCCCGGTGACGCCCTGGCGCTGCCGCACACGCACGCCCGCCGGGTGGACCACGTGGCCCGCGCCCAGGGCCTACGCGAGCTGGGGGACCTGTCCGGCGCCGTGACGGAGCTGCGCCGCGCGCTGCACGACGACCCGGGCGCCACGGACGCCCTGGCGCAGCTGGCACGCACGGCCCGGCTGGCCGGGGACACGCGGCTCGCCATCGGCGCGTACGCCCGGCTGGGGCAGGCGGAGCCCCATGACGCGGGGGCGCTGGTGCAGCAGGCGCGGCTGCTGGTGTCGGAAGGGCGCTTCCCGGACGCCGTCCGCGTGGGCGAGGAGGCGCTCTTGCGCGACCCGGAGGACCCGGAGGTGTACCAGGTGCTCGGCCGCGCGCACCTGGGCGCCCAGGAGCTCACCTCCGCCATCCTGCGCTTCCAGCAGGCGGTACACCTGGACCCCGAGCACGGCCACGCGCTCAACAACCTGGGCTTCGCCTACCTGCGCGCCAACGACAACGCGCGCGCCGTGGAGATCCTCACCCAGGCCGCCAGCCTCCTGCCGCACGTGGCCTACGTGCAGAACAACCTGGGCGTCGCTTGCGAGCGCCTGGGCCGGCTGGAGGAGGCCCGCGCCGCCTACGCCGCCGCCACCCGGCTGTCGCCCCGCTACGTCCAGGCCCGCGTCAACGCGGAGCGGGTGGGCCGCGTGGCCCGGGCCGACCCGGCGGGTCCTGTCACGCCGGAGCCGCTCCCGCCCGCCGCGCCGTAG
- the sitA6 gene encoding SitA6 family polymorphic toxin lipoprotein has translation MRLFAIVLCVWLAGCASAPLPALEDWGTAEDDACGGHDRCVALVCADDLCGLYRCEDTGGLLARGGIRPPVSSAAPGSGPRRNWGSAQSLPGDRDAIFVIRWYNHPAPAPPPDGRKPSGSGWVKHHLYSQEERLAEFFWWRGRINVHDFTMVIPRAEHVRIHGPGGRGGPWNQAWRDFSRKNSNATPKEIQDPLARMIVDFNIMGPIVSYYQLR, from the coding sequence GTGAGGCTCTTCGCGATTGTTTTGTGCGTATGGCTGGCAGGTTGCGCGTCCGCGCCCCTGCCCGCGTTGGAGGACTGGGGCACAGCGGAGGACGACGCCTGCGGAGGGCATGACCGGTGCGTGGCACTGGTCTGTGCCGACGACCTCTGTGGCCTCTATCGCTGCGAGGACACCGGGGGGTTGCTGGCACGGGGAGGCATCCGGCCTCCCGTGTCATCAGCGGCACCCGGTTCTGGTCCCCGGCGCAACTGGGGCAGCGCTCAGTCTCTCCCGGGTGACCGCGACGCCATCTTCGTCATCCGTTGGTACAACCATCCCGCGCCTGCTCCGCCTCCCGATGGCAGGAAGCCCTCCGGCTCGGGATGGGTGAAGCATCACCTCTACTCCCAAGAGGAACGGCTCGCCGAGTTCTTCTGGTGGCGGGGAAGAATCAATGTGCATGACTTCACGATGGTCATTCCTCGTGCGGAGCACGTGCGAATCCATGGGCCGGGAGGACGTGGTGGGCCCTGGAATCAGGCGTGGCGTGACTTCTCTCGCAAGAACTCGAATGCGACTCCGAAGGAGATCCAGGACCCACTGGCTCGGATGATCGTTGACTTCAACATCATGGGTCCCATTGTTTCCTACTATCAGCTTCGCTAG
- the sitI6 gene encoding SitI6 family double-CXXCG motif immunity protein produces MNAAKGARFTGFIDGTHRWGLPGGLCPVCGSSPGGLGEAYPSVDLSGWAHREELAEARQVPLEEYERLRDLVRLQVPFEAPLLPGAEFGPLIGKASGKWSALDLYDPWTLVMRSEIVDLLREAGIALRASKMDLRFRSKVEVELREVEIHCRGRLHDSCFPGGRERPCERCGRQGGSYPDAPILDGSTLTGDLDLFRLTDYTTIIIATERFVDAVNRFGFEGVVFKEIPVL; encoded by the coding sequence GTGAATGCTGCGAAAGGGGCGCGCTTCACCGGATTCATCGATGGCACGCACCGATGGGGATTGCCGGGAGGGTTGTGTCCTGTGTGTGGGTCCAGCCCTGGTGGACTGGGAGAGGCGTATCCCTCCGTGGATCTCTCTGGCTGGGCCCACCGTGAGGAGCTTGCGGAAGCAAGGCAGGTTCCGCTCGAAGAGTACGAGCGACTGCGTGATCTCGTCAGGCTTCAGGTGCCCTTTGAGGCGCCACTGCTGCCAGGGGCCGAGTTCGGGCCGCTCATCGGCAAGGCCTCCGGCAAGTGGAGTGCACTCGATCTGTATGACCCTTGGACCCTGGTGATGCGGAGCGAGATCGTGGACCTGCTGCGTGAAGCAGGTATCGCCCTTCGTGCGAGCAAGATGGACCTGCGCTTTCGGAGCAAGGTCGAGGTGGAGCTGCGGGAGGTCGAGATCCATTGCCGAGGCCGACTGCACGACAGCTGCTTCCCGGGCGGACGGGAACGCCCCTGCGAACGGTGCGGGCGGCAAGGAGGCAGCTATCCAGACGCGCCCATCCTTGATGGGAGCACCCTGACCGGCGACCTGGACCTGTTCCGGCTGACCGACTACACGACCATCATCATCGCCACGGAGCGCTTCGTGGACGCCGTGAACCGCTTCGGATTCGAAGGCGTCGTGTTCAAGGAGATCCCCGTCCTCTGA
- a CDS encoding threonine synthase yields the protein MSVLRLECTKCDQTYAPGKVWNLCTACQAPLFARYDLERAAKTLRKEALPGRERSMWRYHEVLPVDDPAQRLSLGEGFTPLLPAPRLGSWLGLQRVWVKDESGNPTGSFKARGLSAAVSMAKVLGAKAVCLPSAGNAGSALAAYAARGGLEAHVFVPKDIASLFLMETRAYGAHVETVDGLISDAGRVCAGLAKEHGWYECATLKEPYRVEGKKTMGYELAEQLGWTLPDVILYPTGGGTGLIGMWKAFDEMEAMGLIDSKRPRMVAVQAEGCAPIVKAHAEGKPDAPMWQGATTHAHGLRVPKALGDFLILRAVKASHGTAVSVTEEEIVQGTKDAAAAEGLFMAPEGGACVAALKKLQAAGDVKPEETVVVFNTGTGFKYVENMAPLW from the coding sequence ATGTCCGTCCTCCGACTTGAATGCACGAAGTGCGACCAGACGTATGCGCCGGGCAAGGTGTGGAACCTGTGCACGGCGTGTCAGGCGCCGCTGTTCGCCCGCTACGACCTGGAGCGCGCGGCGAAGACGCTGCGCAAGGAAGCGCTGCCTGGACGTGAGCGCTCCATGTGGCGCTACCACGAGGTGCTGCCGGTGGACGACCCGGCGCAGCGCCTGTCGTTGGGCGAAGGTTTCACGCCGCTGCTCCCCGCGCCCCGGCTGGGTTCATGGCTGGGATTGCAGCGGGTCTGGGTGAAGGACGAGAGCGGCAACCCGACGGGCTCCTTCAAGGCACGCGGCCTGTCCGCCGCGGTGTCCATGGCGAAGGTGCTGGGCGCGAAGGCGGTGTGTCTGCCCTCCGCGGGCAACGCGGGCAGCGCGCTGGCGGCGTACGCGGCGCGAGGCGGGCTGGAGGCGCACGTCTTCGTGCCGAAGGACATCGCGTCGCTGTTCCTGATGGAGACGCGGGCGTACGGCGCGCACGTGGAGACGGTGGACGGGCTCATCTCCGACGCGGGCCGGGTGTGCGCGGGGTTGGCGAAGGAGCATGGCTGGTACGAGTGCGCCACGCTGAAAGAGCCCTACCGGGTCGAGGGCAAGAAGACGATGGGCTACGAGCTGGCGGAGCAGCTCGGGTGGACGCTGCCGGACGTCATCCTGTACCCGACGGGCGGGGGCACGGGGCTCATCGGGATGTGGAAGGCCTTCGACGAGATGGAGGCGATGGGGCTGATTGATTCGAAGCGGCCTCGGATGGTGGCGGTGCAGGCGGAAGGCTGCGCGCCCATCGTGAAGGCGCACGCGGAAGGCAAGCCGGACGCGCCCATGTGGCAGGGCGCGACGACGCATGCGCACGGCCTGCGGGTGCCGAAGGCCTTGGGCGACTTCCTCATCCTGCGCGCGGTGAAGGCCAGCCACGGCACGGCGGTGTCTGTGACGGAGGAGGAGATCGTCCAGGGCACGAAGGACGCAGCCGCTGCGGAAGGGCTGTTCATGGCGCCGGAAGGTGGCGCGTGCGTGGCGGCGCTCAAGAAGCTTCAGGCCGCCGGGGACGTGAAGCCGGAGGAGACGGTGGTCGTGTTCAACACGGGCACGGGCTTCAAGTACGTGGAGAACATGGCGCCTCTGTGGTGA